In the genome of Bremerella sp. P1, the window TCCGCCAGAGCGTGTTCCGTATCACCTGGTCGAGGCTGCCGTCGAAGAGCTGCACAGCCGGGCCGTCGGTGGCGGTATCATTGGCGGATTTCCACTGGCGGATATCAAGATTACGGTGCTCGACGCGGAAGCGGCAGAAGTGGGATCGACCGACACCGCCTTTGCGATTGCCGCTGGCGACGCGTTTGAAAAGGGGCTGGAGGCTGCAGTGCCGACCTTGCTCGAGCCAATCATGAAGCTGACGATCACGACTCCTGAGGACTACATGGGGGATTTTGTCGGTGACATCATGAAGCGTCGCGGCGAGATCGCTAAGACCGAGAACCGCTCAGGCGATGCAATCATCGAGGCCCATGCCCCGCTGGCCGAGCTATTCGGTTATTCCAGCGCGATGCGAAGCCTGAGTCAGGGGCGAGCTTCCAGCAGCATGGAGCCGCTGAAATACGCAGCCGCCCCACCAGAACTGATCAAGCAGTTTATGTAGTCTGCGGGGTTTGGGTGGGCTGCTCGGGGCATTATTGTTCGCAGCGTTTTGATCGCCAAGGCTCCCCGCTTGTGGTCCTCATTCGGATTCGAATTGCCTGAAGTCGGCCCAGGCTTGGCGAATCGCCTGATCATTTATGGCGATTCTTTGCCACTGGCCTGCAAAACAAAGCGATGCGAACCGAAGATTCGACAGGTTGTTCCACTTTTCGCCCTCCGCGGCGACCCGCGAAAAATGCTGTTTTCCGCCTGAAAACCGGGGTTTTTTCGCCATTCGAGACGAGCATTCGAAAAAGGTTCGAAAACCAAACCGGAGCCCATTGACGAAAGCGGTTTGGATTTTTAATATCATCTGTTTCCCAGTTAGCTCAAAGAGCGACTAGGGAGCGAAAAGAAAATTACATCCCCGGGTTTCCGGGAAGCAGTTCATAGGGATCACGCACGTGGCGAAAGAAATTATTCGCATTCGGATGGAAGCTTACGATCACTCGATCTTGGATCAGAGTGCTCTCGACATCGTCGACACGGCGAAGCGGACCCATTCGGAAGTGCACGGTCCCATTCCGTTGCCGACCCGTATCGAACGTTACACCGTTCTGTCGGGCCCGCATATCGACAAGAAGGCTCGCCAGCAATTTGAGGTTCGGACGCACAAGCGTCTGATCGATATCGTTCAGGCTACCGCCAAGACGATTGAATCGCTCAACAAGCTGAACCTGCCAGCTGGTGTCGATATCAAGATCAAGGCAACAACTCGATAGTTTACCCACTTAGCTCGTTTTAAAGAGTCTCTGGATGGCTGGAAGCTTCGGGTGGTAATTGGCCGACTAGGCTAATCCATCGAAGCGAGCAACGGACTACAAGGCGACGAATCATGGCAAAAGGCATACTCGGCCGTAAGGTCGGGATGACCCAGGTTTATACAGAATCTGGCGAAGTTATCCCGGTTACGGTTGTACAAGCAGGTCCCTGTCACGTGCTTCAGGTGCGAACCCTGGAACGCGATGGCTACGAGGCAATTCAGCTCGGTTACGACGACAAGCCTCGCCGTTTAGCGATTCGTAGTGAACGTGGTCACGTTGCTCCTCTCTCGAGCAAGCGATCGAAGAAGTTGGCCGCCGCTGGTGGTGAAGCTTCTGCGAAGGCCGGTTGCGAGCCCAAGCGTTTCGTCCGTGAACTTCGTGGTTCGATCGAAGGTGCTGAAGTTGGTCAAGAGATCAGCATCGGCGTTCTCGCTGAAGCAGCCCGTGTCGATGTCATCGCAACTAGCCGCGGTCGTGGTTATGCCGGTGTGATGAAGCGACATAACTTCGCTGGTCAGCGTGCTACCCACGGTGTGAAGAAGGTTCACCGTCACACGGGTGGTACTGGGTGCAGTGCTTATCCAAGCCGTACGTTCAAGGGCCTGAAGATGAGCGGCCAGTACGGTAACGCCAAGGTCACCACTCGTAACTTGAAGGTGGTCAAGGTCGACGAAGAAAACGGCGTGGTTCTGCTCAATGGTGCCGTGCCTGGGCCCAATGGCGGATACGTGATCGTTCGTGAAACAAATATGGTCCGCTAACGGCGTCCTTGAAGCATTAAGTCGCGTCAACGCGTGAAAGAATAGTCCCATGGTCAGTTTGCCCATTTTTGACAAGAGCGGAAAGGAAGTCGGCAAGTACGAACTTGATCCGGCTGAAATCGCTCCGTCGATCAACAAGCAGTTGATGCACGACGCCGTTGTGATGTACCAGGCGAATCTTCGTCAGGGTACACACCGCACCAAGACTCGTGCCGAAGTGGCTGGCTCGACGAAGAAGATGTATCGCCAGAAGGGTACCGGTAACGCACGTGCCGGTTCCAAGCGTAGCGGTGTTCGCCGTGGTGGTGGTCACGTCTTCGCGATCCGCCCTCGCGATTACTCGTACCGACTGAACAAGAAGGCCTTGAAGCTTGCGACCCGTATGGCGATCGCCAGCAAGATCCAAGGCGAGCAGGTGGTTGTCGTTGATGACCTGGCTCAAGACGAAATCAAGACTAAGAGTGTCGCAGGTGCTTTGAAGGCTCTGGGCATTTACGGTCAAAAGGTCGCGATCGCGTTGGAAAAGCACGATCCGGTCTTCTACCGCAGTGCACGTAACATCGAAGGTGTCTCAGTCAGCCCAGTTGCTGAACTGAATGCTTACTCGGTCTTGCGTCCGCGGAAGTTGGTCATCACTAAGGCTGCCCTCGACTCGTTGCGTAGCAGCGATAAGAGCGATTAGTCGCCGCGATCGATTGGCTTTAGCAGTAAATCAATTCAACCTGACATAGTGACAGAGGTGCCAACATGGCACGGCCTTACTACAAACCGAGCGAAGACACCCCGACCCGCACGCTTGATTCGCACCAGGTGATTTTGCGTCCGCTGGTTACCGAAAAGGGTGTTCAGGTTTCGGAAGACTTGAATCAATACACATTCGAGATCGCCCCGGCTGCCACCAAGTTGGATGTCCGTCGTGCGGTTGAAGAGTTGTTCGACGTCAAAGTCGCCAGCGTGAAGACGCAGACACGGAAGGGTAAGGCCCGCCGTTATCGTTTTCGCAACGGAATGACCCGTAACTGGAAGAAGGCCATCGTCACGTTGGCTGATGATCAAAAGATCGACTTCTATTAATCGCGACTGGTCCTCCGCTTAAGACAGCGACCCGTAATAAACTACGAGACGAACCATGGGTATCCGAAAATACAAGCCGACTTCCGCTGGGCGTCGTAACGCCTCGGTCAGCGACTTCAAGGAGTTGACCAAGGGTGCAAAGCCAGAGAAGAACCTTCTCCGGAAGATCACAAAAACCGGCGGTCGTAACAACCAAGGTAAGATCACGACCCGTCACCGTGGCGGTGGTCACAAACGCCGTTACCGTGTGATCGACTTCCGTCGTGCCAAAGATGGCGTGCCGGCAGTGGTTGCTTCGGTGCAGTACGATCCGAACCGCAGTGCTCGTATCGCTCTGTTGAACTACGTGGACGGCGAAAAGCGATACATCCTTGCTCCCGATGGGTTGAAGGCTGGCGACAAGGTTCAAAGCGGTAGCGAAGCATCGCCAACCGTTGGTAACTGCCTGCCGCTGAAGAACATCCCTGCCGGGACTACCGTTCATAATGTCGAGATGACGCCAGGTCGTGGTGGTGCAATGTGCCGATCGGCTGGTAGCTCGGCCACGTTGATGGCCTGTGAAGCCGATTGGGCTCAGCTGTCGCTGCCCAGTGGTGAAATTCGTCGTGTTTCGAGCCGTTGCCGTGCGACCATCGGTCGTGTGAGCAACCCCGATCACGAAAAGGTTTCGCTCGGTAAGGCTGGTCGTAAGCGTTGGTTGGGTCGCCGTCCTCACGTTCGTGGTACCGCGATGAACCCGATCGATCACCCGCACGGTGGTGGTGAAGGTCGTACCAAGGGCGGTCGTCACCCGGTGACGCCACAAGGTAAGCCAACCAAGGGTGGAGCAACGCGTCACCGCAAGAAGGCTTCCAACCGCTCGATCGTTCGTCGCCGTCGTTCGCGTCGTTACGGTGTCCTGAAGTTGTTGAAGTAAGAGCACCCACAGCACTCGGAAAGTTAGGCCGCCAAGCCGCGATCCTAAAGGTTTTCAAAGATGAGCCGATCCCTAAAAAAAGGGCCGTACGTCGACCCGAACGTTTACGAAAAGGTCGCCAAGCAAGAAGAAGCTGGCACCAAGGACCCGATCAAGACCTGGGCACGATCTTGCACGATCATTCCTGAGTTTATCGGTCACACGTTCATGGTCCACAACGGCAAGGCCCACCTGAAGGTTTATGTCACTGAAGACATGATCGGGCACAAGCTCGGCGAATTCGCACCGACGCGAACCTTCCGTGGTCACGGCGCTGATAAGAAGAAGAAATAACGCATACCGATTGGCAAACGCAGCTTGGCTGCCCACGGCTAAGAAGGGCCCTGCCCAACGCCCGTGGTTCGAGGAGTTGATCAACCATGTTCAAAGCGACCCACCGACTGGCACGCATCAGCCCACGCAAGGTGCGCCCGCTAGCCGATTTGGTGCGTGGCAAGCTGGCCGACGAAGCACTCGACATTCTGCGATACCAACCGCAGCGTGGTGCTCGCTTGCTGGAAGAAGTCATTAAGAGTGCCATCGGCAACTCGCAAGATTCCGAACAGAACGAAGGCCGAGCTGCTAATCAGCAAGCCTTGTTCGTCCGCGAAGCTCGCGTCGATGGTGGCCCGATCATTAAGCGATTCCGCCCCCGAGCTCGTGGAAGCGCGTTCCCGATTTTGAAGCGGACCTGTCACATTCACGTCACCCTGGAGGAACTCCAAGGCTAAGGCATCCGATTGGCTGCCCCGTCTTCGAGTCGAGAGACAAGCATGGGACAAAAAGTTAATCCAGTTGCGTTTCGTACCGGCGTCATGGTCGGCTGGAAGAGCAAATGGTTTGCGTCGAAGCGTGATTTTCCAGGCCTACTCCTGGAAGACAAAAAGATCCGGGACTTCATCCTGAAGCATCCTGATCAACGCATTCGCCAGAAGTATCGTAATGCAGGCATCGACAAAGTCGAAATCGAACGGACGCGCGACGAAGTTCGCGTGACGTTGTTCGTCGCCCGACCAGGTCTGATCATCGGTCAGAAGGGTCAGGAAGTCGAAAAGCTGCAGGAAGAACTGCAAAACCTGGTTGGCCGTCGTATCAATCTCAAGATTGAAGAAGTCGGTCGTCCGGAACTGCGAGCCCAGTTGGTTGCCGAGGATATCGCCGACCAGTTGGCCAAGCGTGCCAGCTTCCGTCGCACCATGAAGCGTGCGATCGAAAGCACTATGGAGGCTGGTGCCCGAGGCATCAAAATCCAGATGGCCGGTCGTCTTGGCGGTGCGGAAATGGCTCGCCGCGAAAAGCAAATTGAAGGATCGATTCCGTTGAGCACCCTGCGGGCCAAGATCGATTACGGCTTCACTGAAGCTCGTACGCCGCAGGGACACATCGGGGTCCAGGTCTGGATCAATAACGGTTTTTACGAAGGGGACGACTCCGATGGCTATGATGCCTCGACGAGTGAAGCACCGAAAAAGCCAAAGAAGACGTATAAAAGGTAATGCCACTCGTGGCAATACCGTCGTCCTTGGTGATTACGGACTTCAATCCACACAAGCGGGTCACATTACCGCTCAAACGATCGAAGCGGGTCGTATCGCTGCCCAGCAGTACGTCCGTGGTATCGGTAAGTTGTACATCCGGATCTTCCCCCACAAGTCGGTAACGGCACGTCCGTTGGAGACTCGTATGGGTAAGGGTAAAGGTGAGCCTGATCGTTGGGTCGCCACCGTGAAGCCCGGTACGGTTATGTACGAGCTCAAGGGTGTCACCGAGCAGCAAGCGAAGATTTGTTTCGCTCGTTTGGCTCACAAGATGCCGGTTCGATGTCGCTTCGTGCGTCGTCGCCCGGATTTGGAAACAACCGAGGCTTAGTCCCACGGGGGACCTGGCCCACGATGGTCGGCGGCGAGTAAACCGCAAGCGAAACGTGATTAGGCGATAAGGCAATGAAAGCAAGTGAATTGCGAGAACTGAGCGACGAACAGCTCCAGGCGAACTTGAAGAACGCCATGGATACCTTGTTCCGTTTGCGAGTTCAGTCCCAGACCGAACGTTTGGACGCCCCCAGCGAACTGGCGAAGAATCGCAAGTTGGTGGCTCGGATTAAAACGATTCAAGCCGAGCGATCAGCCGCCGCGGCCAGTACCTAATTCAAGCGAAGTTTAAAGAGAGATTCGGCAATGCCCAAGAAAGTATTGGTCGGTCGAGTGACGGGCGACAAGCAAGACAAGACGCGAC includes:
- the rplW gene encoding 50S ribosomal protein L23, translating into MARPYYKPSEDTPTRTLDSHQVILRPLVTEKGVQVSEDLNQYTFEIAPAATKLDVRRAVEELFDVKVASVKTQTRKGKARRYRFRNGMTRNWKKAIVTLADDQKIDFY
- the rpmC gene encoding 50S ribosomal protein L29, translating into MKASELRELSDEQLQANLKNAMDTLFRLRVQSQTERLDAPSELAKNRKLVARIKTIQAERSAAAAST
- the rplD gene encoding 50S ribosomal protein L4, with product MVSLPIFDKSGKEVGKYELDPAEIAPSINKQLMHDAVVMYQANLRQGTHRTKTRAEVAGSTKKMYRQKGTGNARAGSKRSGVRRGGGHVFAIRPRDYSYRLNKKALKLATRMAIASKIQGEQVVVVDDLAQDEIKTKSVAGALKALGIYGQKVAIALEKHDPVFYRSARNIEGVSVSPVAELNAYSVLRPRKLVITKAALDSLRSSDKSD
- the rplP gene encoding 50S ribosomal protein L16, translated to MKHRKSQRRRIKGNATRGNTVVLGDYGLQSTQAGHITAQTIEAGRIAAQQYVRGIGKLYIRIFPHKSVTARPLETRMGKGKGEPDRWVATVKPGTVMYELKGVTEQQAKICFARLAHKMPVRCRFVRRRPDLETTEA
- the rplV gene encoding 50S ribosomal protein L22, producing MFKATHRLARISPRKVRPLADLVRGKLADEALDILRYQPQRGARLLEEVIKSAIGNSQDSEQNEGRAANQQALFVREARVDGGPIIKRFRPRARGSAFPILKRTCHIHVTLEELQG
- the rpsS gene encoding 30S ribosomal protein S19 — encoded protein: MSRSLKKGPYVDPNVYEKVAKQEEAGTKDPIKTWARSCTIIPEFIGHTFMVHNGKAHLKVYVTEDMIGHKLGEFAPTRTFRGHGADKKKK
- the rplC gene encoding 50S ribosomal protein L3, which encodes MTQVYTESGEVIPVTVVQAGPCHVLQVRTLERDGYEAIQLGYDDKPRRLAIRSERGHVAPLSSKRSKKLAAAGGEASAKAGCEPKRFVRELRGSIEGAEVGQEISIGVLAEAARVDVIATSRGRGYAGVMKRHNFAGQRATHGVKKVHRHTGGTGCSAYPSRTFKGLKMSGQYGNAKVTTRNLKVVKVDEENGVVLLNGAVPGPNGGYVIVRETNMVR
- the rplB gene encoding 50S ribosomal protein L2 — encoded protein: MGIRKYKPTSAGRRNASVSDFKELTKGAKPEKNLLRKITKTGGRNNQGKITTRHRGGGHKRRYRVIDFRRAKDGVPAVVASVQYDPNRSARIALLNYVDGEKRYILAPDGLKAGDKVQSGSEASPTVGNCLPLKNIPAGTTVHNVEMTPGRGGAMCRSAGSSATLMACEADWAQLSLPSGEIRRVSSRCRATIGRVSNPDHEKVSLGKAGRKRWLGRRPHVRGTAMNPIDHPHGGGEGRTKGGRHPVTPQGKPTKGGATRHRKKASNRSIVRRRRSRRYGVLKLLK
- the rpsJ gene encoding 30S ribosomal protein S10; protein product: MAKEIIRIRMEAYDHSILDQSALDIVDTAKRTHSEVHGPIPLPTRIERYTVLSGPHIDKKARQQFEVRTHKRLIDIVQATAKTIESLNKLNLPAGVDIKIKATTR
- the rpsC gene encoding 30S ribosomal protein S3, with the translated sequence MGQKVNPVAFRTGVMVGWKSKWFASKRDFPGLLLEDKKIRDFILKHPDQRIRQKYRNAGIDKVEIERTRDEVRVTLFVARPGLIIGQKGQEVEKLQEELQNLVGRRINLKIEEVGRPELRAQLVAEDIADQLAKRASFRRTMKRAIESTMEAGARGIKIQMAGRLGGAEMARREKQIEGSIPLSTLRAKIDYGFTEARTPQGHIGVQVWINNGFYEGDDSDGYDASTSEAPKKPKKTYKR